A single Thiohalobacter thiocyanaticus DNA region contains:
- the rssA gene encoding patatin-like phospholipase RssA, which yields MSRRRPRIGLALGGGAARGWAHIGVIQYLKDEGIDVDVICGTSIGSIVGGAEAAGQLDTLREWLEQLEWQDIIRYLDVTFTGGLLQGTKLMDFFRERLQDAEIDKLDRPFAAVATELSNGQEVWLQSGSLMDAMRASIALPGLFTPVERDGRWLVDGGLVNPVPVSLCRALGAERIIAVDLNSDILGRRTGKPPRSLPAEEDESAQKAWGKMLRKGDWQGMFQTLFHAPMEQWKSYFQREASAPPSLVDVLAQSVYIMQVRITRARMAGDPPDVLLTPRLSQIRLLEFHRATEAIEEGYKVARRAGDQIKRLLE from the coding sequence GTGAGCCGGCGCCGCCCGCGCATCGGCCTGGCCCTGGGCGGCGGCGCGGCGCGCGGCTGGGCGCATATCGGTGTCATCCAGTACCTGAAGGACGAAGGCATCGATGTGGATGTGATCTGCGGCACCTCCATCGGTTCCATCGTCGGCGGTGCCGAGGCCGCCGGCCAGCTCGATACCCTGCGCGAGTGGCTGGAGCAGCTGGAATGGCAGGACATCATCCGCTACCTGGACGTGACCTTCACCGGCGGCCTGCTCCAGGGCACCAAGCTGATGGACTTCTTCCGCGAGCGGTTGCAGGACGCCGAGATCGATAAACTGGATCGCCCGTTCGCGGCCGTGGCCACGGAACTGTCCAACGGCCAGGAGGTATGGCTGCAATCCGGATCGCTGATGGACGCCATGCGCGCCTCCATCGCGCTGCCGGGCCTGTTCACGCCGGTGGAACGGGACGGCCGCTGGCTGGTCGATGGCGGCCTGGTCAACCCGGTGCCGGTGTCGCTGTGCCGGGCGCTGGGCGCCGAGCGCATCATCGCGGTGGATCTGAACTCCGATATCCTCGGCCGGCGTACCGGCAAGCCACCCCGCTCGCTGCCCGCCGAAGAGGACGAGTCGGCGCAGAAGGCCTGGGGCAAGATGTTACGCAAGGGCGACTGGCAGGGCATGTTCCAGACCCTGTTTCATGCGCCCATGGAGCAGTGGAAAAGCTATTTCCAGCGCGAGGCGAGTGCGCCGCCGTCGCTGGTCGACGTACTGGCACAAAGTGTTTACATTATGCAGGTGCGCATCACCCGCGCGCGCATGGCCGGGGATCCGCCTGACGTGCTGCTGACCCCGCGGCTGTCCCAGATCCGGTTGCTGGAGTTCCACCGTGCGACCGAGGCCATCGAGGAAGGCTACAAGGTCGCCAGACGGGCCGGCGACCAGATCAAGCGGCTCCTGGAATGA